In 'Nostoc azollae' 0708, the following are encoded in one genomic region:
- a CDS encoding TIGR02391 family protein: protein MCCSDLSTETLGNEQPGLMMILQGFVKGVRNVLAHIHGQQEEVKKPYEYLLHLFFAYALMRLPKQNHKIANFFFFSYSFALFVVR, encoded by the coding sequence ATCTGCTGTAGTGATTTATCGACAGAAACTTTAGGTAACGAACAGCCTGGTTTGATGATGATCCTACAGGGATTTGTAAAAGGAGTGCGTAACGTACTTGCACATATTCATGGACAGCAAGAAGAAGTCAAAAAACCTTATGAATATTTATTGCATCTCTTTTTTGCCTACGCATTGATGAGACTACCAAAACAAAACCATAAAATAGCAAACTTCTTCTTCTTCTCCTATTCCTTCGCGCTCTTCGTGGTTCGTTAA
- the purN gene encoding phosphoribosylglycinamide formyltransferase has translation MNQYYPTEVVSSLICPDISQENFQSMKSLKLGIMASGNGSNFEVVAQAIEERKLNAKIQVLIYNNPSAKAALRAKNHGLEAVLLNHRDYNKREDLDQKIVQTLRQYDVDMVIMAGWMRLVTQKLIDAFPDKIINIHPSLLPSFKGVQAVEQALEAGVKITGCTVHLLRLEMDSGPILMQAAVPVFPEDTAETLHARIQIQEHRILPLAIASLAEGIAYLGARGNQ, from the coding sequence ATGAATCAATATTATCCGACTGAGGTAGTCTCTAGCTTAATTTGTCCCGACATTTCCCAAGAAAATTTCCAGTCAATGAAGTCATTGAAATTAGGAATAATGGCTTCTGGAAATGGCAGCAATTTTGAAGTAGTCGCCCAAGCTATTGAAGAGAGGAAACTCAACGCTAAAATTCAAGTTTTAATTTATAACAATCCATCAGCTAAAGCAGCATTAAGGGCAAAAAATCACGGTTTAGAGGCAGTATTATTAAATCACCGTGATTACAACAAGCGTGAAGATCTTGATCAAAAAATTGTCCAAACATTGCGTCAATATGATGTAGATATGGTGATTATGGCTGGCTGGATGCGCCTGGTGACACAAAAATTAATTGATGCTTTTCCTGACAAAATTATTAATATTCATCCGAGTTTATTACCTAGTTTCAAAGGAGTTCAGGCTGTCGAACAAGCCTTAGAAGCCGGGGTAAAAATAACAGGTTGTACTGTACATCTCCTGCGTTTAGAAATGGATAGTGGTCCAATTTTGATGCAAGCCGCAGTACCAGTATTTCCAGAAGATACAGCAGAAACACTACATGCTAGAATCCAAATTCAGGAACACCGAATTTTACCATTAGCGATCGCATCCCTCGCCGAAGGCATTGCTTATCTTGGCGCAAGAGGGAATCAGTGA
- a CDS encoding P-II family nitrogen regulator: protein MRKVEAIIRPFKLDEVKIALVNAGIVGMTISEVRGFGRQKGQTERYRGSEYTVEFLQKLKVEIVVEDAQVDMVVDKIIGAARTGEIGDGKIFISPVEQVIRIRTGEKNTEAV, encoded by the coding sequence ATGAGAAAAGTAGAAGCTATTATCCGCCCATTTAAGCTAGATGAAGTCAAAATTGCCTTAGTTAATGCAGGAATTGTGGGCATGACCATTTCTGAAGTCCGTGGTTTCGGACGGCAAAAAGGTCAAACTGAACGCTATCGTGGTTCGGAATACACCGTGGAGTTTTTGCAAAAACTCAAAGTAGAAATAGTGGTTGAAGATGCCCAGGTAGATATGGTGGTTGATAAAATTATCGGTGCTGCCCGGACTGGTGAAATTGGTGATGGTAAAATATTTATCTCCCCTGTTGAGCAAGTTATACGGATTCGTACCGGAGAAAAGAATACGGAAGCTGTGTAA
- the hetF gene encoding cell division protein HetF has protein sequence MTQEFHISVTPVGQNDYLVRTEQVAPGVPLAEELVTWPVAEWLAAAGHLMNDPLQLVLQGDAIARNSVNLVALGQQLYNALFQGTLRDSWITAQGIAQNQQQVLRLRLGLKDTKLARLPWEVMHAGDRPLATGPYIAFSRYQSGIPSTSRLPTRNLPTQQEDYGVKVLMIISSPTDQVHLDLLKQEAINLQTELHRQNPRGENDHYLPEIDLTVLDQPGREELTQALEQGRYQVLHYSGHSNVGANGGEIYLVSRRTGLTETLSGDDLAGLLINNNIQMAVFNSCLGAYRAKSETSGDTGERNLTESLVKRGLKSVLAMSERIPDEVALTLTQLFYRNLSQGYPLDLCVSRVRQGLISAYGSHQMYWALPILYLHREFEGFLSPQISFSGNGELLNEYQSPMGTSANSMYASADDLEIPLNFEDIMPSDLSRESSELDWLGDDTWGDLLDEVDYEHPDYDEDSAIVADLFRQLGNPQVLTEETSMKAELESSVRENHRQEIQASEKQEDIDFWGDKSTSRTPNLSDTEGNQVVSPQIALLPIRQPRRLRRRWPMAGIIGVSVLAAIIGLIWWSNHRQSRGVKIPPIPVQNGPQNKAVAVDFKKSSTGIVTATATEQLSQGNLQPGLEAVEELLNRGALASADTALALIPTKQTEDPAVNFMRGRLAWQFAQTRETKYSINDARRYWEIAVRDQPNSVLYNNAVGFAYYAEGNLNRANDAWFKAVNLALKNQNTNFPLTPNANSIMPPEALTAYAGLALGLYKSVNNQPSAKQAQYMNEAIKLRQLVIQNDPVSFTVDKLAQNWLWTEKAIADWRSLLQQQKKR, from the coding sequence GTGACCCAGGAATTTCACATTTCCGTAACCCCAGTAGGGCAGAATGACTACTTGGTGCGGACGGAACAAGTCGCACCTGGGGTGCCTTTGGCAGAAGAACTGGTAACTTGGCCTGTGGCTGAGTGGTTAGCAGCAGCAGGACATTTGATGAATGACCCTTTACAGTTGGTGCTACAGGGGGATGCGATTGCCAGAAACTCTGTAAACTTGGTGGCACTGGGTCAGCAATTATACAATGCACTGTTTCAAGGCACTCTGAGAGATAGTTGGATTACTGCCCAAGGTATTGCCCAGAATCAGCAACAGGTATTGCGCTTACGTTTGGGACTCAAAGATACTAAGTTAGCGCGGTTGCCGTGGGAAGTGATGCACGCAGGCGATCGCCCTTTGGCAACGGGTCCTTATATCGCTTTTTCCCGCTACCAAAGTGGAATTCCTTCCACATCAAGACTACCAACTCGCAATCTTCCTACACAACAGGAAGATTACGGGGTAAAAGTGTTGATGATCATCTCTTCCCCTACTGATCAAGTGCATCTTGATTTGCTCAAACAAGAAGCTATTAACCTGCAAACAGAACTACATCGCCAAAATCCCCGTGGAGAAAATGATCATTATCTGCCAGAAATTGACCTGACAGTTCTTGATCAACCAGGAAGGGAAGAGTTAACCCAAGCTTTAGAACAAGGACGATATCAAGTTCTTCATTACTCTGGTCATAGTAATGTGGGTGCGAACGGGGGAGAAATTTATTTAGTTAGTAGAAGAACTGGTTTAACAGAAACGCTTAGCGGTGATGACTTAGCAGGGTTGCTGATTAATAATAATATTCAAATGGCGGTGTTTAACTCCTGTTTGGGCGCATATAGGGCAAAATCTGAGACATCTGGGGATACAGGAGAACGCAACTTAACTGAAAGCTTGGTAAAAAGGGGTCTTAAAAGCGTTTTGGCAATGTCAGAGCGCATTCCTGATGAAGTGGCGCTGACGCTAACACAATTGTTCTACCGCAACTTAAGTCAGGGCTATCCTTTGGATTTGTGTGTCAGTCGGGTGCGTCAGGGCTTAATTTCTGCCTATGGTTCTCACCAGATGTACTGGGCGTTACCGATACTGTATCTGCATCGAGAATTTGAAGGTTTTCTATCTCCGCAAATTAGTTTCTCTGGCAATGGGGAGTTGCTAAATGAATATCAGTCACCAATGGGAACATCTGCTAATTCAATGTATGCTTCAGCAGATGATTTAGAAATACCTTTAAATTTCGAGGATATTATGCCTTCGGATTTGTCTAGGGAGTCTTCTGAATTGGATTGGCTGGGGGATGATACTTGGGGGGATCTTTTAGATGAAGTGGATTATGAGCACCCTGATTATGATGAGGATTCGGCGATAGTTGCGGATTTATTCCGGCAGTTAGGTAATCCACAAGTCCTCACTGAAGAAACTTCCATGAAGGCGGAATTAGAATCATCTGTACGAGAGAATCATCGTCAGGAAATACAGGCTTCAGAGAAGCAAGAGGACATAGATTTTTGGGGAGATAAATCAACTTCAAGAACTCCAAATTTGTCGGATACTGAAGGTAATCAGGTCGTTTCTCCACAGATTGCATTACTACCAATTCGCCAACCACGTCGCCTTCGTCGGCGATGGCCGATGGCTGGGATTATTGGTGTAAGTGTGTTAGCTGCCATTATTGGTTTAATTTGGTGGTCTAATCATCGCCAGTCGAGGGGTGTCAAAATTCCACCTATTCCTGTCCAGAATGGGCCTCAAAACAAAGCAGTAGCTGTTGACTTCAAAAAATCATCAACAGGTATTGTTACTGCTACGGCAACAGAACAATTGAGTCAAGGTAATTTACAGCCAGGGTTAGAAGCTGTGGAGGAATTGCTGAATCGTGGGGCTTTAGCCTCAGCAGATACGGCTTTAGCTTTAATTCCCACCAAGCAAACGGAAGATCCTGCTGTTAACTTTATGCGGGGAAGATTGGCTTGGCAGTTTGCCCAGACGAGAGAGACAAAATACAGTATTAATGATGCCCGTCGTTATTGGGAAATTGCTGTGCGGGATCAACCTAATTCTGTTTTGTATAATAACGCAGTGGGATTTGCCTATTATGCTGAAGGAAATCTGAATCGGGCTAATGATGCGTGGTTCAAAGCTGTGAATTTAGCACTGAAAAACCAGAATACAAACTTCCCATTAACACCAAATGCTAATAGTATTATGCCACCAGAGGCTTTAACTGCCTATGCAGGGTTAGCTTTGGGTTTATATAAATCTGTAAATAATCAACCTTCTGCTAAACAAGCGCAATATATGAATGAGGCGATTAAGCTGCGTCAACTGGTAATTCAGAATGATCCGGTAAGTTTTACAGTAGATAAGTTAGCTCAAAATTGGCTGTGGACAGAAAAGGCGATCGCAGATTGGCGATCGCTCCTTCAGCAACAAAAAAAGAGGTGA
- the rdgB gene encoding RdgB/HAM1 family non-canonical purine NTP pyrophosphatase has protein sequence MTKTLVVATGNPGKLREMQAYLADSGWELTLKPEDLDVDETGETFLANACLKASEVAKATGNWAIADDSGLAVDALNASPGVYSARYGKTDAERISRLLRELGDTENRQAQFVCAVAVANPTGEIVLQSEGICRGEILYATSGEGGFGYDPIFYVPENQLTFAEMSPELKKSISHRGNALKNLVPQLVKVLG, from the coding sequence ATGACTAAAACACTCGTAGTAGCTACAGGAAATCCCGGTAAATTACGGGAAATGCAAGCTTATTTAGCTGATTCTGGTTGGGAATTAACCCTCAAACCAGAAGATTTAGACGTTGATGAAACTGGAGAAACTTTTCTAGCCAATGCTTGTTTAAAAGCATCAGAAGTTGCTAAAGCTACAGGGAATTGGGCGATCGCAGATGATTCTGGTTTAGCTGTAGATGCCCTCAATGCTTCACCCGGTGTATATTCTGCCCGTTATGGCAAAACAGATGCAGAACGTATTTCTCGGTTATTACGGGAATTAGGCGATACAGAAAATCGTCAAGCACAGTTTGTCTGTGCGGTAGCGGTTGCAAATCCTACGGGGGAAATAGTTTTGCAATCTGAAGGTATTTGTCGTGGTGAAATTCTTTATGCAACTAGTGGTGAAGGTGGTTTTGGTTATGATCCCATTTTTTATGTCCCAGAAAACCAATTGACTTTTGCCGAAATGTCACCGGAATTGAAAAAGTCAATTAGTCATCGTGGTAATGCTTTAAAAAATTTAGTTCCTCAGTTGGTGAAGGTGTTGGGGTGA
- a CDS encoding phosphoglucomutase/phosphomannomutase family protein, with protein sequence MPVVTNPIKFGTDGWRGVIGDEFTFERLALVAPVAAKVLYNTYYSHVSSRTIIVGYDRRFMAEEFARVVADAVTAVGFDVLFSESYAPTPAFSWAAKELNALGALVITASHNPGTYLGLKVKSAFGGSVPPEVTKEIEGLLTVEVPTAPIPGKEEKFDPWPSYCGALQGKVDIDKIRQAIATSKLTLFVDVMHGAAASGLGRLLGEKVQEINSNRDPLFEGGAPEPLPKYLSRLFAEIKTHGESNNSGLTVGLVFDGDCDRIAAVDKNPNFLSSQILIPILIDHLTRRRNFTGEIVKTVSSSDLIPLVAKLLNLSVFETAVGYKYIANRMLATEVLLGGEESGGIGYGSHIPERDALLSALYVLEAVVESGLDLGDYYHELQQKTNFTSAYDRIDLPLANMELRGKLLQQLQTQPLTEIAGKKVIDCNTIDGYKFSLADQSWLMIRFSGTEPVLRLYCEAPTIEQVHQTLAWAKNWAESN encoded by the coding sequence ATGCCCGTTGTAACTAACCCAATCAAGTTTGGTACGGATGGCTGGCGGGGCGTAATAGGTGATGAATTTACCTTTGAACGCCTAGCCTTAGTAGCCCCAGTTGCAGCAAAAGTATTATATAATACTTATTATTCTCATGTAAGTAGCCGCACCATTATTGTCGGTTACGATCGCCGTTTTATGGCGGAAGAATTTGCCCGTGTCGTGGCTGATGCTGTCACCGCAGTTGGTTTTGATGTGTTATTTAGCGAAAGCTATGCCCCAACACCAGCATTTAGTTGGGCGGCTAAAGAACTCAATGCTTTGGGGGCCCTAGTTATTACCGCTAGTCATAACCCTGGCACATATTTAGGCTTAAAAGTCAAAAGTGCTTTTGGCGGATCTGTACCACCAGAAGTTACCAAAGAAATAGAAGGTTTGTTAACAGTAGAAGTCCCAACCGCACCTATTCCTGGTAAGGAAGAGAAATTTGATCCTTGGCCTAGTTATTGTGGAGCCTTACAAGGTAAAGTTGATATTGACAAAATTCGCCAAGCGATCGCAACTAGCAAATTAACATTATTTGTTGATGTTATGCACGGTGCAGCCGCTAGTGGCTTGGGTAGGTTATTAGGCGAAAAAGTTCAAGAAATTAACAGCAACCGTGATCCCTTGTTTGAAGGTGGTGCGCCCGAACCCTTACCAAAATACCTTTCCCGACTATTTGCAGAAATCAAAACTCATGGGGAAAGTAATAACTCAGGTTTAACGGTGGGTTTAGTATTTGATGGAGATTGCGATCGCATTGCTGCAGTGGATAAGAACCCTAATTTCCTCAGTTCCCAAATCTTAATCCCCATCTTAATTGACCACCTTACCCGCAGACGCAACTTCACAGGCGAAATCGTCAAAACAGTTAGCAGTTCTGATTTAATTCCCCTAGTCGCTAAATTACTGAACTTATCTGTATTTGAAACCGCAGTCGGTTATAAATACATTGCCAATAGAATGTTAGCCACAGAAGTATTACTAGGTGGTGAAGAATCCGGTGGAATTGGTTATGGTAGCCATATTCCCGAACGAGATGCCCTACTCTCAGCATTGTATGTATTAGAAGCAGTTGTAGAATCAGGCTTAGATTTAGGCGATTATTATCATGAATTGCAGCAAAAAACCAATTTTACATCAGCCTACGACCGTATAGATTTACCCCTAGCCAACATGGAACTTAGAGGAAAGTTATTACAACAACTACAAACCCAACCTTTAACAGAAATTGCCGGAAAAAAAGTAATTGATTGCAACACAATTGACGGTTATAAATTCAGTCTTGCTGATCAAAGTTGGTTAATGATTCGCTTTAGTGGCACTGAACCAGTTTTACGCCTTTATTGCGAAGCACCCACAATAGAACAAGTCCATCAAACCCTAGCTTGGGCAAAAAATTGGGCAGAATCTAATTAG
- a CDS encoding BCD family MFS transporter — protein MTSGDVFDTQTESLAVPKVNLMTMFRLGLFQMGLSMMSILTLGVLNRVMIQEIAIPATLVSLVLALPAFVSPTRILFGQISDAKPMLGYHRTAYVWIGAGIFAIAAFLAVQVMWQLNTVNIADTWIWTTQTIGWTGVLGLVFAVYGLAICVSGTTFAALLVDISEEDNRSQVVGIVWSMLMVGIIVGAIISSSLLKQLTAGAAIETLQAAINRLFMIVPGIVFVLAIVATIGVEKKYSRFSKRSIPGNREDSITLAKAWSILTASPQTGIFFTFLLVMTISLFMQDPILEPYAGEVFKMPLAESTRLNIFYGTGILIAYGVTGFLIVPRLGKRRTIKLGCILVALSALLLGLSGFSANPNFLKFGLVIFGLSTGFLTTAAVSLMLDLTVAEAAGTFIGAWGLAQSISRGIAVVIGGAVLDLGRNLLPNNLVLAYGSVFSLEAVGMLVSIWFLSRVNVTEFQTNTKQALASVLESDLD, from the coding sequence ATGACAAGCGGTGATGTATTTGATACTCAAACAGAATCCTTAGCTGTGCCAAAGGTCAACTTAATGACCATGTTTCGGCTGGGATTATTTCAGATGGGTTTGAGTATGATGTCTATTTTGACTCTGGGGGTACTCAACAGAGTCATGATTCAGGAAATAGCGATTCCGGCAACACTGGTATCTTTGGTGTTAGCATTACCGGCGTTTGTGTCTCCTACCCGAATTTTATTTGGACAGATTTCTGATGCTAAACCGATGTTAGGTTATCATCGCACTGCTTATGTTTGGATAGGGGCAGGAATATTTGCGATCGCAGCTTTTTTAGCAGTACAAGTAATGTGGCAGTTAAATACAGTTAATATTGCTGATACTTGGATCTGGACAACTCAAACTATTGGTTGGACAGGAGTTTTAGGTTTAGTTTTTGCTGTCTATGGTTTAGCAATTTGTGTTAGTGGTACGACATTTGCAGCTTTGTTGGTAGATATCTCAGAAGAAGATAACCGTTCCCAAGTCGTCGGTATTGTTTGGTCAATGCTGATGGTGGGAATTATAGTTGGAGCAATTATTAGTTCTAGCTTGCTGAAACAATTAACAGCAGGTGCAGCTATTGAAACTTTACAAGCAGCAATCAATAGGCTATTTATGATTGTCCCTGGGATTGTATTTGTATTGGCAATTGTAGCGACTATAGGCGTAGAAAAAAAATATTCACGTTTTTCCAAACGTTCCATACCAGGAAACAGAGAAGATAGTATTACCTTGGCTAAGGCTTGGTCAATATTAACAGCTAGTCCACAAACAGGTATATTTTTCACCTTTTTATTGGTGATGACTATTAGCTTGTTTATGCAAGACCCAATTTTAGAACCTTATGCGGGTGAAGTGTTTAAGATGCCTTTGGCTGAAAGTACCAGACTAAATATTTTTTACGGTACAGGAATTTTAATTGCTTATGGTGTGACTGGGTTTTTAATTGTTCCACGTTTGGGTAAACGCAGAACCATAAAGTTAGGCTGTATTTTAGTAGCTTTATCAGCTTTATTACTTGGGTTATCAGGATTTTCTGCTAATCCTAATTTCTTAAAATTTGGTTTGGTGATATTTGGTTTATCCACAGGTTTCTTAACTACAGCAGCAGTTAGTTTAATGTTAGATTTAACGGTCGCTGAAGCAGCAGGTACTTTTATTGGTGCTTGGGGATTAGCACAATCTATATCTAGGGGAATAGCTGTAGTTATTGGTGGTGCTGTTTTAGATTTAGGACGCAATTTGCTACCCAATAACTTAGTATTAGCTTATGGTTCGGTTTTTTCTTTAGAAGCGGTGGGTATGTTGGTGTCAATTTGGTTTCTAAGTCGAGTTAATGTAACCGAATTTCAAACCAATACCAAACAAGCTTTAGCTTCTGTTTTAGAAAGCGAT
- a CDS encoding ABC transporter permease, with product MNPSRTFVMAKNVFQEVIRDRILYIIGFYAIILAVGNRAIFEFAATTQDKIFLDFGLAGMNIIGLIVVVFIGTALVNKEIEKRTILMLIAKPISRSEFITSKYLGLSGVLAVLIAAMTAIYLVFLQLGKIPYPTTTILIAVLFLFLQLTLISAVAITLGVFTSSLIATPLTFAVYLMGNITQDLVALGHLSQNPGVERITQGLYLILPNLSRLDLKNDAVYGLQAIPDPVTLIGNATYGLLYSFMLLAITIFIFLRREF from the coding sequence ATGAATCCAAGCAGAACTTTTGTAATGGCCAAAAATGTGTTTCAGGAAGTGATACGCGATCGCATCCTGTACATCATCGGTTTTTATGCAATTATCCTCGCAGTTGGTAACCGCGCAATTTTTGAATTTGCAGCTACAACCCAAGACAAAATCTTCTTAGACTTTGGTTTAGCAGGAATGAATATCATCGGCTTAATCGTTGTCGTCTTTATTGGTACAGCACTAGTGAACAAAGAAATTGAAAAGCGCACCATTCTCATGTTAATTGCTAAACCCATCAGTCGCAGTGAATTTATCACCAGTAAATACTTAGGATTATCAGGTGTATTAGCTGTACTTATAGCAGCAATGACAGCAATTTATTTAGTATTTTTACAACTTGGTAAAATACCCTATCCCACAACCACCATTCTCATTGCTGTACTCTTTTTATTCTTACAATTAACATTAATTAGTGCTGTTGCTATTACATTAGGAGTTTTTACCAGTTCCCTCATAGCTACCCCTTTAACATTTGCAGTCTATTTAATGGGGAATATTACACAAGATTTAGTTGCACTTGGTCATCTTAGTCAAAACCCTGGTGTAGAAAGGATTACCCAAGGCTTATATCTTATTCTCCCCAATTTATCTCGCTTAGATTTAAAAAACGATGCCGTTTATGGACTGCAAGCAATACCTGATCCAGTTACATTAATAGGTAATGCAACTTACGGCTTACTGTACAGCTTCATGCTGTTAGCAATAACTATTTTTATCTTCTTAAGAAGAGAATTTTAA